Proteins encoded together in one Labeo rohita strain BAU-BD-2019 unplaced genomic scaffold, IGBB_LRoh.1.0 scaffold_54, whole genome shotgun sequence window:
- the eps8l3a gene encoding epidermal growth factor receptor kinase substrate 8-like protein 3 has translation MLRGSSPFGWSSGYPESLGSSVTALDDASSDLSALSRPSAKSIYNQRKEYASSVNRQMHQFQHRVEHLFTFKLDGQELRDVNDCVERLKYLDAMGRVWGQDVMLEVQDGVLLLADIETKEVLESWALNSILDLKAILDERVYDSLLTVSIQERSSRPVSVFLFQSESLKADFLKKELERLLQNKKDDHRMTNGSKATVENVAQRNSRRESPPPQVILQKPPEPWDAPDYDDSPVPTPPISRNNSTYMKIETPPPHEGEQPPPRPYTERERNVDILNHLINDIEAFSDRLTAVAPKMNKKKKKKKKHKSVKGMPTEEEFSICLRKIKMAFNMLGKLHGNINNPSAAELAHCLFSILDLVVFYCNEDLPPSIVAPLFEPECVVFLSEEATPEEDRLWQSLGDAWNIPSTKWPEDDDDIPTYTPVFDDGWEPPDIRNPEPSVKNGNVNTNTKTNINTSKREPARAPVTQQMSNKPPLEPENSSEELPASFMRAIFDFTARNNRELSISKGEQLQLLDMSKQWWKVRNEKGQIGYVPNNMLQPPQQQDKPEAPSVPTLTRKSRPEEVRAWLEHKGFNKITVRCLGGISGSMLLGMTRDELKTICPEEGGRVFYQLQNVKSALAANEVRPMI, from the exons ATGCTGCGGGGTTCGAGTCCGTTCGGCTGGTCCAGCGGTTACCCTGAATCGCTTGGCTCTAG CGTGACGGCGCTGGATGACGCGTCCTCGGATCTGTCGGCTTTATCCAGACCCAGCGCTAAATCGATATACA ATCAGAGAAAGGAATATGCCAGCTCTGTCAACAGACAGATGCATCAGTTCCAGCACAGAGTGGAG CATCTGTTCACCTTTAAACTGGATGGCCAGGAGCTACGTGACGTGAACGACTGTGTGGAGCGACTGAAGTATCTGGACGCCATGGGCCGTGTGTGGGGTCAAGACGTCATGCTGGAGGTGCAGGACGGAGTGCTGCTGCTCGCCGACATCGAGACCAAG GAGGTGTTGGAGTCGTGGGCGCTGAACAGCATTCTGGATCTGAAGGCCATTCTGGACGAGAGAGTTTACGACTCTCTGCTGACAGTCTCCATTCAGGAGCGCAGCAGTCGCCCCGTCAGCGTCTTTCTGTTTCAGAGCGAGTCTCTCAAG GcagattttctgaagaaagagcTGGAGCGGCTCCTGCAGAACAAGAAAGACGATCACAGAATGACTAATGGCAG TAAAGCCACTGTTGAAAACGTCGCACAGAGAAACTCAAGACGAGAATCTCCTCCACCTcaagtgatccttcagaaacctcCTGAACCCTGGGACGCTCCGGATTATG ATGACAGTCCAGTCCCGACTCCTCCCATCTCCAGAAATAACTCCACCTACATGAAGATAGAGACCCCGCCCCCTCACGAGGGAGAGCAGCCCCCTCCGCGGCcatacacagagagagagaggaatgtG GATATCCTGAATCACCTCATTAACGACATTGAGGCCTTCTCAGACCGACTGACGGCTGTCGCGCCCAAGATgaacaagaagaaaaagaagaaaaagaagcatAAGA GTGTAAAGGGAATGCCAACAGAGGAGGAGTTCTCCATCTGTCTGAGGAAAATCAAGATGGCCTTTAACATGCTG GGCAAACTGCATGGAAATATTAACAATCCCAGTGCTGCTGAACTCGCTCACTGTCTGTTCTCTATACTGGATCTG gTTGTGTTTTACTGTAATGAGGATCTCCCTCCGTCTATCGTGGCTCCTCTCTTTGAGCCGGAGTGTGTGGTGTTTCTGAGCGAGGAGGCGACACCGGAGGAGGATCGTCTATGGCAGTCACTGGGAGATGCCTGGAACATTCCCAg CACCAAGTGGCCGGAGGATGATGATGACATTCCCACCTACACACCCGTGTTTGATGACGGATGGGAGCCGCCAGATATCAGAAACCCTGAGCCAAGTGTCAAAAATGGGAAcgtgaacacaaacacaaagacaaaCATTAACACAAGCAAACGAGAGCCAGCACGAGCGCCTGTGACACAACAAATG aGCAACAAACCACCGCTGGAGCCTGAGAACAG TTCAGAGGAGTTACCAGCGAGCTTCATGAGAGCCATCTTTGATTTCACAGCACGAAACAACAGAGAGCTTTCCATCAGTAAAGGTGAACAACTACAG tTGCTGGACATGTCTAAGCAGTGGTGGAAGGTGAGGAATGAAAAAGGGCAGATCGGTTACGTCCCAAACAACATGCTTCAGCCACCGCAGCAGCAGGACAAACCC GAAGCACCATCTGTGCCCACACTAACCCGAAAATCACGACCCGAGGAGGTCCGGGCCTGGCTGGAGCACAAGGGCTTCAATAAAAT tACGGTGCGGTGTTTAGGAGGCATCAGCGGCTCCATGCTGCTGGGAATGACACGCGATGAGCTCAAGACTATCTGCCCAGAAGAGGGCGGACGCGTCTTCTACCAGCTGCAGAACGTCAAATCAGCCCTCGCG GCCAATGAAGTGAGACCGATGATCTGA